Proteins encoded by one window of Streptomyces sp. LX-29:
- a CDS encoding SDR family oxidoreductase yields MNGVCAGRVVAVTGAGRGLGRAHALAFAAEGARVVVNDLGVRPDGEGGSADPAQRVVEEIRAGGGQAVAHAGDIATVDGADSLVATALDAFGGLDTLVNNAGFVRDRMLVNLDQADWEAVLRVHLTGHFLPLRSAAAHWRTEAKAGRQPVARVVNTASGAGLAGSVGQSGYSAAKAGIVGLTLVAAAELGRYGVQVNAVAPAARTRMTEHVFAETMAAPADPTAFDAMAPGNVSPLVVWLGSAACAGVTGRVFAAEAGRITVMEGWRPGPTVDKGARWTPAEAGAAATRLLASAEPPQPVYGAE; encoded by the coding sequence GTGAACGGAGTCTGCGCGGGGCGCGTCGTCGCCGTCACCGGCGCGGGTCGCGGGCTGGGCCGCGCCCACGCGCTCGCCTTCGCCGCCGAGGGGGCGCGCGTCGTCGTCAACGACCTGGGTGTGCGTCCGGACGGGGAAGGGGGCTCCGCCGACCCGGCCCAGCGGGTGGTCGAGGAGATCAGGGCGGGCGGCGGCCAGGCCGTCGCGCACGCCGGCGACATCGCCACGGTGGACGGCGCGGACTCCCTGGTCGCCACCGCGCTCGACGCCTTCGGCGGGCTGGACACCCTGGTCAACAACGCGGGGTTCGTCCGGGACCGGATGCTGGTCAACCTCGACCAGGCCGACTGGGAGGCCGTGTTGCGCGTCCATCTCACCGGGCACTTCCTGCCGCTCCGGAGCGCCGCGGCGCACTGGCGAACCGAGGCCAAGGCGGGGCGGCAGCCCGTCGCCCGGGTCGTCAACACCGCTTCGGGAGCGGGGCTGGCGGGCAGCGTGGGGCAGAGCGGCTACTCCGCCGCCAAGGCCGGGATCGTCGGCCTCACCCTCGTCGCGGCGGCCGAGCTGGGCCGGTACGGGGTCCAGGTCAACGCCGTCGCCCCGGCTGCCCGCACCCGGATGACCGAGCACGTCTTCGCGGAGACGATGGCCGCGCCCGCCGACCCGACCGCCTTCGACGCGATGGCTCCGGGGAACGTCTCCCCTCTGGTGGTGTGGCTGGGCTCAGCCGCCTGTGCCGGCGTCACCGGCCGGGTCTTCGCGGCGGAGGCCGGGCGGATCACCGTGATGGAGGGTTGGCGCCCAGGCCCCACCGTCGACAAGGGAGCCCGCTGGACCCCGGCCGAGGCCGGCGCCGCCGCCACCCGACTGCTCGCCTCCGCCGAGCCGCCCCAGCCGGTCTACGGGGCGGAATGA
- a CDS encoding FAD-binding protein, whose translation MITAQDVDGALRTGARIPPWAAEDFGHTVSRPPLAVLTPGSIRDVREVLLAAGAHGIPVAARGGGHSLHGQGQAAGGYVIDMRGLDRVLRVTEDAVTVEAGALWSEVVAATLPLGRTPPVLTDYLGTSVGGTLSVGGIGGMSHQHGLQTDGVLALDVVTGAGEEVRCSPEHRPELFDAVRGGLSQCAVIVRATLRLVPAPSRVRRHQLRYPHLAPFLADQRRLARDRRFDYLEGQPEAAADGGWRFMLEAVAYDSAGPAEDRRLLADLAHERGTEEVEELGYGEFLHRMAPGEELLRSTGEWFHPHPWLNLFLPGDRAEEIVTDTLAGLSGADLGPSGLALLYPVPTALLRTPLVRRPPGELMYLFALLRTAPDGDPETRDRLIAANRAVYELARARGAVAYPVNNLPMSAADWRTHFGAAWEELTQAKRRYDPRSVLTPGHGLC comes from the coding sequence ATGATCACCGCACAGGACGTCGACGGAGCGCTGCGCACGGGAGCGCGCATACCGCCCTGGGCGGCCGAGGACTTCGGTCACACCGTCTCCCGGCCACCGCTGGCCGTGCTGACACCCGGTTCGATACGGGACGTCAGGGAGGTGCTGCTCGCCGCCGGGGCGCACGGCATCCCCGTCGCGGCGCGCGGCGGCGGGCACTCGCTGCACGGCCAGGGGCAGGCCGCCGGCGGGTATGTGATCGACATGCGGGGCCTCGACCGGGTGCTCCGGGTGACCGAGGACGCCGTGACGGTGGAGGCCGGGGCGCTCTGGTCCGAGGTGGTGGCGGCCACCCTGCCGCTCGGCCGGACCCCACCGGTGCTGACCGACTACCTCGGCACCAGCGTCGGCGGCACCCTTTCGGTTGGCGGCATCGGCGGCATGAGCCACCAGCACGGTTTACAGACCGACGGGGTGCTGGCGCTGGACGTGGTGACCGGGGCGGGGGAGGAGGTGAGGTGCTCGCCGGAGCACCGCCCGGAGCTGTTCGACGCGGTGCGCGGCGGGCTCAGCCAGTGCGCCGTCATCGTCCGGGCCACCCTGCGGTTGGTCCCGGCCCCGTCCCGGGTCCGCCGCCACCAGCTCCGCTACCCCCACCTGGCCCCCTTCCTGGCGGACCAACGTCGGCTGGCCCGCGACCGCCGGTTCGACTACCTCGAAGGGCAACCGGAGGCTGCGGCGGACGGCGGGTGGCGCTTCATGCTGGAGGCCGTGGCGTACGACTCCGCGGGGCCGGCGGAGGACCGCCGACTGCTGGCGGACCTCGCCCACGAGCGCGGCACCGAGGAGGTGGAGGAGCTCGGCTACGGCGAGTTCCTGCACCGGATGGCGCCCGGAGAGGAACTGCTGCGCTCGACCGGGGAGTGGTTCCATCCGCACCCGTGGCTGAACCTCTTCCTTCCCGGGGACAGGGCCGAGGAGATCGTCACGGACACGCTCGCCGGGCTCAGCGGCGCGGATCTCGGCCCGTCCGGGCTGGCCCTGCTCTACCCGGTGCCCACCGCGCTGCTCCGCACGCCGCTGGTGCGCAGGCCGCCGGGGGAGCTGATGTACCTCTTCGCGCTGTTGCGCACCGCCCCGGACGGCGACCCGGAGACCCGGGACCGGCTGATCGCGGCCAACCGCGCGGTCTACGAGCTGGCGCGGGCGCGCGGCGCGGTGGCCTACCCGGTCAACAACCTGCCGATGTCCGCGGC